The following are encoded together in the Syngnathus typhle isolate RoL2023-S1 ecotype Sweden linkage group LG5, RoL_Styp_1.0, whole genome shotgun sequence genome:
- the tchp gene encoding trichoplein keratin filament-binding protein: MALPAFSTYRSHRYRNLGIQLAWKREQQCRRREQCALDAKYFRDLSVINHFHSEWTSRHYFEHSMAAYSKQKMEEDRINNLEQRRMRLKHMLEEEQKQMDAELDLVVPHRCAMMRRKADVRHSMEEERRKKLAQELLKEHRKRSNSELQQVETASEQHQIVNPLQRPLTEMKQQDVKAQEMCSFPKECERTQRKEIEEIEQAEEIRKLESERSREIHKKMEQLKLMEEEATHLKKEEETLQVKLWQLENMEAERRTNEERRKKAEKRNFLIRQYRAQLRRRAQQVQEELESDHKILAALLKGERGQVRRPGAQRERVFADASWMNRMIEEQLELEREREAEFDLLHREEAQCVWEQREAIWEQERKARELLMHEVLVGRRQYLELKKQENREAQLESLRKREELIQELELNTSRGKNSGAKEEQTCKRTEEQQLQEQWKEQCRIEDLQEEDDVHLIQEEELKQRIINNAYQPKVNSKPRVAWT, translated from the exons ATGGCTCTGCCGGCCTTCTCCACATATAGGTCTCATCGGTATCGGAACCTTGGCATACAGCTGGCCTGGAAGAGGGAACAACAATGCCGGAggcgggagcagtgcgccctcGATGCTAAGTACTTCAGGGACCTGAGTGTCATCAACCATTTCCACTCCGAGTGGACGTCCCGGCACTACTTCGAACACAG CATGGCAGCATATTCTAAACAGAAGATGGAGGAAGACAGAATAAACAATCTGGAACAGCGCAGGATGCGACTCAAGCACATGCTTGAAGAGGAGCAAAAACAAATGGACGCAGAGCTGGATCTTGTGGTACCTCACAGATGTGCAATGATGAGAAGAAAAGCAGATGTTAGACACTCGATGGAAGAAGAGAGGAGAAAAAAG CTAGCGCAGGAGCTTCTGAAGGAGCACCGTAAGAGAAGCAACTCTGAATTGCAACAG GTTGAGACGGCCTCAGAGCAACATCAGATCGTCAATCCGCTGCAAAGGCCATTGACTGAAATGAAACAG CAAGACGTGAAGGCGCAGGAGATGTGTAGCTTTCCAAAAGAATGTGAGAGAACCCAAAGAAAAGAAATCGAGGAGATCGAACAGGCAGAGGAAATCAGGAAACTTGAGAGTGAGAGGTCACGGGAGATTCACAAAAAAATGGAACAACTGAAGTTGATGGAAGAAGAG GCAACTCATCTTAAGAAGGAAGAAGAAACTTTACAGGTCAAGCTATGGCAGTTGGAAAATATGGAAGCTGAGAGGAGAACAAATGAGGAAAGGCGCAAGAAAGCGGAAAAGCG CAATTTCCTGATCCGACAATATAGAGCCCAGCTTAGGAGGCGAGCGCAGCAGGTGCAGGAAGAGCTG GAGTCTGATCATAAGATCCTGGCAGCCTTGCTGAAGGGAGAGCGAGGCCAGGTTAGAAGGCCGGGGGCACAAAGAGAAAGGGTCTTTGCTgatgcttcctggatgaatCGTATGATTGAAGAGCAGCTTGAGCTGGAGAGAGAGCGGGAGGCCGAGTTTGACCTCCTCCATAG AGAGGAAGCTCAATGTGTGTGGGAGCAACGAGAAGCAATATGggaacaggagagaaaagccAGAGAACTACTCATGCATGAG GTGCTTGTGGGAAGACGGCAGTATTTGGAGCTGAAAAAGCAAGAAAATCGTGAGGCTCAATTAGAGTCCCTGAGGAAACGAGAAGAACTGATCCAGGAGTTGGAGCTGAACACCAGCAGAGGGAAGAACAGCGGTGCCAAAGAAGAGCAAACGTGCAAGAGAACG GAGGAGCAGCAGCTACAAGAGCAGTGGAAGGAGCAGTGCAGGATAGAGGACCTGCAGGAGGAGGACGATGTTCACCTCATCCAGGAGGAGGAGCTAAAGCAGAGGATAATTAATAACGCATACCAGCCAAAG GTAAACAGTAAGCCTCGAGTGGCGTGGACATGA
- the gltpa gene encoding glycolipid transfer protein produces the protein MALLLEHQFRPLPADRQVETRPFLEAATYLPLFFDCLGPTIFAPIKSDILTNITKIKAVYDTNPGRFRTLQQILEVEKEMYGSQWPKVGATLALMWLKRGLRFIQLFLQSLLDGEKDENNPNLIRVNVTKAYELALKRYHSWWLQQLFRAALFAAPYRSDFLKALSKGREVKEEECLEKVKKFLVNFSATVDAVYELYNKMNADVDYRV, from the exons ATGGCTTTGCTACTGGAGCACCAGTTCAGACCACTGCCTGCTGACAGACAAGTGGAAACCAGACCTTTTCTTGAGGCTGCCACTTACCTTCCACTATTCTTTG ACTGCCTTGGCCCGACTATCTTTGCACCCATCAAGTCCGACATATTAACAAATATTACA AAAATCAAGGCAGTCTATGACACCAACCCAGGACGCTTTAGAACCCTTCAACAGATTTTGGAGGTCgaaaaagaaatgtatggatCCCAATGGCCCAAAGTTGGAGCCACACTAGCACTCATGTGGCTGAAAAG GGGTCTACGCTTTATCCAATTGTTCCTTCAAAGTCTGCTTGATGGTGAAAAGGATGAAAACAACCCGAACCTCATTCGAGTCAATGTGACCAAAGCATACGAACTGGCGTTGAAGCGATACCATAGCTGGTGGCTTCAGCAGCTTTTCAGG GCAGCTTTGTTTGCTGCCCCATACAGATCGGACTTCCTGAAGGCCCTCTCCAAAGGCCGTGAAGTGAAGGAAGAAGAATGTTTGGAGAAGGTAAAGAAATTCCTGGTCAACTTCTCTGCCACAGTCGATGCAGTTTATGAGCTGTACAATAAAATGAATGCTGATGTTGACTACAGAGTTTGA
- the trpv4 gene encoding transient receptor potential cation channel subfamily V member 4 translates to MNEGRSATTLLRRCHLALSKTDTTSASTALSIDPGDGDLAQAETEGQFLSEFSELFESADGSPSTQDASQNSAQELVQSGQPVDGRQNLRMKFQGAFKKGISNPMDLLESTIYESNVVPGPKKAPMDSLFDYGTYRNTSNQKRRRKKLPRGKTETSNVDGPSEDPPKVMKVFNRSVLFECVSRGEPEALEGLLEYLEKNDKRLTDEEFKEPSTGKTCLPKALLNLYSGQNDTIPLLLDIAEKTGSLREFVNTPFRDVYYRGQTALHIAIERRCKQYVELLVEKGADVHAQARGRFFQPRDEGGYFYFGELPLSLAACTNQPNIVHYLTENPHKKADLRRQDSRGNTVLHALVHIADNTKDNTRFLTKMYDLLLIKSAKLYPDCSLERVLNNDGMSPLMMAAKLGKIGVFQHIIRREIKDEDVRHLSRKFKDWAYGPVYSSLYDLSSLDTCGGEPSVLEILVYNSRSEIRHEMLAVEPINELLRAKWQRFAAVTFYINVVSYLFTMIIFTLVAYYHPTQGTPPYPYTTSSDYLRMAGEFITLASGIFFLLTNIKDLFLKKCPGVKSLFIDGSFQLLYFIYSILIIVTAALYLSGIEAYVSVMVFALVLGWMNTLYFTRGLKLTGTYSIMIQKILFKDLFRFLLVYVLFMIGYASALVSLLSVCPPPGTDCDGDCPTYPKCRDPDTFSTFLLDLFKLTIGMGELDMIHSAQYPAVFLILLVTYIILTFVLLLNMLIALMGETVGQVSKESKKIWKLQWATTILDIERSFPVCIRKSFRVGEMVTVGKNWDGTPDRRLCFRVDEVNWCHWNQNLAIINEDPGKNETCQANGLQQSVRALRRDRWSTVVPRVVELSRGPRPRDLVIEMEPLTSKH, encoded by the exons ATGAATGAG GGTCGCTCTGCAACGACCCTCCTGAGAAGGTGCCACCTCGCCCTGTCCAAGACCGACACCACCTCAGCCAGCACAGCCCTCTCGATCGATCCCGGCGATGGCGATCTCGCTCAGGCTGAGACCGAAGGGCAGTTCTTGTCAGAGTTCTCGGAATTGTTTGAGAGTGCGGATGGATCCCCATCTACTCAGGACGCCAGCCAGAATTCAGCCCAGGAACTGGTTCAGTCCGGACAGCCTGTGGATGGGAGACAAAACCTGCGGATGAAGTTCCAAGGTGCTTTCAAGAAGGGCATTTCCAACCCCATGGATCTCCTGGAATCCACTATATATGAATCAAATGTGGTTCCAGGCCCAAAGAAAGCACCTATGGACTCCCTTTTTGACTATGGCACCTACAGGAACACGAGCAACCAGAAACGACGCAGGAAGAAGCTGCCCAGAGG TAAAACCGAGACATCCAACGTGGACGGTCCAAGTGAGGACCCCCCAAAGGTTATGAAAGTATTCAACCGCTCCGTCCTCTTTGAATGCGTGTCACGTGGGGAACCTGAAGCCTTGGAGGGCCTGTTGGAGTACTTGGAAAAAAACGACAAGAGGCTGACGGATGAGGAGTTCAAAG AGCCATCCACTGGCAAGACGTGTCTTCCTAAAGCTCTGTTGAACCTCTACAGCGGGCAGAACGACACCATCCCGCTGCTGTTGGACATAGCGGAGAAGACTGGAAGCCTGAGAGAGTTTGTCAACACACCTTTCAGGGATGTCTACTACAGAG GCCAGACGGCGCTCCACATTGCCATCGAGCGCCGGTGTAAGCAATATGTGGAATTACTTGTGGAGAAAGGAGCCGATGTTCACGCGCAGGCCAGAGGACGTTTCTTCCAACCCAGGGACGAGGGGGGCTACTTCTACTTTG GTGAGCTTCCTCTCTCACTGGCCGCGTGCACCAACCAGCCAAACATTGTGCACTACCTGACCGAGAATCCCCACAAGAAGGCCGACCTGCGGCGCCAAGATTCCCGTGGCAACACGGTCCTGCACGCCCTGGTGCACATTGCGGACAACACCAAGGACAACACCCGCTTCCTCACCAAGATGTATGACCTGCTTCTGATCAAGAGCGCCAAACTGTACCCAGACTGCAGCCTGGAGAGGGTGCTCAATAATGATGGCATGTCTCCTCTTATGATGGCGGCCAAACTGGGCAAGATTGGG GTTTTTCAACACATCATCCGACGTGAGATCAAAGATGAGGACGTCCGGCATCTGTCACGCAAATTTAAGGACTGGGCTTATGGACCAGTGTACTCGTCCCTTTATGATCTGTCTTCGTTGGACACTTGTGGTGGGGAACCATCTGTGCTTGAGATCCTTGTTTACAACAGTCGGAGTGag ATCCGTCACGAGATGCTAGCAGTGGAGCCCATCAACGAACTGCTGAGGGCCAAGTGGCAGAGGTTTGCAGCTGTGACCTTTTACATCAACGTAGTTTCCTACCTCTTCACCATGATCATCTTCACTCTGGTGGCTTACTACCACCCGACACAGGGAACG CCCCCGTATCCTTATACAACATCCAGTGACTACTTGCGGATGGCAGGAGAGTTCATCACATTAGCATCGGGAATCTTCTTCCTCCTAACCAAC ATTAAGGACCTCTTCTTGAAGAAGTGCCCTGGGGTGAAGTCGTTATTTATTGATGGATCCTTTCAACTGCTGTA TTTCATCTACTCGATACTGATCATAGTCACAGCTGCTCTCTACTTGTCTGGCATTGAGGCTTATGTGTCTGTGATGGTCTTTGCTCTCGTCCTGGGCTGGATGAACACACTTTACTTTACCAGAGGCCTCAAGCTCACTGGTACCTACAGCATCATGATACAGAAG ATTCTTTTCAAAGACCTGTTCAGGTTTCTACTGGTGTACGTTCTCTTTATGATTGGCTATGCATCAG CTCTTGTATCGCTCCTCAGCGTGTGCCCTCCCCCGGGCACGGACTGCGACGGAGACTGCCCGACTTACCCCAAGTGCAGGGACCCTGACACCTTCAGTACCTTCTTACTGGACCTCTTTAAGCTGACCATTGGGATGGGAGAATTGGACATGATCCACAGTGCTCAATACCCTGCAGTTTTCCTCATTCTCTTAGTGACCTACATCATCCTCACCTTTGTGCTGCTGCTCAACATGTTGATTGCTTTGATGGGGGAGACGGTGGGCCAGGTGTCCAAGGAGAGCAAAAAAATCTGGAAGCTGCAG TGGGCAACAACTATCTTGGACATCGAACGCTCATTCCCAGTTTGTATTCGCAAGTCGTTTCGAGTTGGAGAGATGGTTACCGTAGGCAAGAACTGGGATGGAACACCTGACCGACGATTGTGCTTTAG AGTGGATGAGGTGAACTGGTGCCATTGGAATCAAAACCTGGCAATAATCAATGAGGACCCGGGCAAGAATGAGACCTGTCAGGCCAATGGCCTTCAACAAAGTGTTAGAGCCTTACGGAGGG ACCGCTGGTCCACCGTGGTCCCACGGGTGGTGGAGTTAAGTCGGGGGCCACGACCTCGCGATCTGGTGATAGAGATGGAGCCCCTCACGTCCAAGCATTGA
- the fam222aa gene encoding protein FAM222A translates to MLACLQRRQNPPPQHPVCASKTLEPPQALGRKCELVVPTHSPRYPTAAELDAYAQKTANSPLSIKIFPTNIRVPQHKHLNRTVNGYDTTGQRYNPYPHFHTGGYHGLLAIVKSSSSPSLSSNSTFVSSKGVLKNSDGRRTKLSPAHIAVAPYPPSSSTLANGPSQMGYQAGPTKPPEGPGLSVPPNVTVAGSVIPVTGGRGLALPAQSNLPSIQSIIYQINQHCQAQALQQVCQGAPPSNSSPSKQGTTVMGVSSSSSGGGYVVGIGPQANMVYTGAGLPAQNTEALKSGVYADSMDYILWQKQQQQQQQQQQQQAVLRMYSGGSGGGAAVSKSPESCIPVGGIMAGQVSSSSSRPYHLTASGGGGLDKVSSSPLNCMGMHGNFSVGQYFAPPWNSVLVTPDSDCYNPQELLGSSTGGSVTGHREVGYPHHPYHHHHHHHHHHHPAIDSGGRLCCSLPSKSLCNTSVLSNSLQSLEYLINDIHPPCIKEQMLGKGYETVSVPRLLDHQHAHIRLPVYR, encoded by the coding sequence GTGAACTGGTGGTGCCTACACATTCCCCTCGCTACCCCACTGCGGCAGAACTTGATGCCTATGCTCAGAAGACAGCCAACAGCCCTCTGTCCATCAAGATCTTCCCGACCAACATCAGGGTTCCCCAGCACAAGCACCTTAACCGGACTGTAAATGGATATGACACCACTGGCCAGCGCTACAACCCCTATCCACACTTCCACACCGGGGGCTACCATGGCCTGCTTGCCATCGTCAAGTCCTCTTCTTCCCCTTCGTTGTCATCTAACTCCACCTTTGTGTCATCAAAAGGAGTTCTCAAGAACTCCGACGGCAGACGGACTAAGCTCTCCCCTGCCCACATTGCCGTTGCCCCATACCCACCAAGTAGTAGCACTTTAGCCAACGGCCCCAGCCAGATGGGCTATCAAGCCGGGCCCACGAAGCCTCCAGAGGGCCCCGGCTTGTCGGTGCCCCCCAACGTCACCGTAGCTGGCTCGGTGATTCCGGTAACAGGGGGGCGTGGCCTGGCCCTCCCCGCACAGTCCAACCTCCCCTCCATCCAGAGCATCATTTACCAGATCAACCAGCATTGCCAAGCACAGGCTCTGCAGCAGGTGTGTCAAGGGGCGCCACCCTCCAATTCGAGTCCCTCCAAGCAGGGAACAACTGTCATGGGGGTCTCCTCCAGCTCCTCAGGTGGAGGTTACGTGGTGGGAATCGGCCCACAGGCCAACATGGTGTACACGGGTGCGGGGCTGCCGGCTCAAAACACAGAGGCGCTCAAGAGTGGGGTTTACGCGGACAGTATGGACTACATCCTctggcagaagcagcagcagcaacaacaacagcagcagcagcaacaggcgGTGCTACGAATGTACAGCGGGGGCAGCGGAGGGGGCGCGGCTGTCAGCAAGTCCCCCGAAAGCTGCATTCCTGTCGGCGGGATCATGGCGGGCCAAGTCTCCTCATCCTCTTCCAGACCTTACCACCTTACGGCGAGCGGCGGAGGCGGGCTGGACAAAGTCAGCTCCTCCCCGTTGAACTGCATGGGCATGCATGGGAATTTCTCAGTGGGTCAGTACTTTGCCCCCCCTTGGAACAGTGTCCTGGTGACACCGGACAGTGACTGCTACAACCCCCAGGAGCTCCTGGGCTCCTCCACGGGCGGGTCGGTCACGGGCCACAGAGAAGTGGGCTACCCGCACCATCcctatcaccaccaccaccatcatcatcatcatcatcaccccgCCATCGACAGCGGAGGCCGTCTGTGTTGCAGCCTGCCCAGCAAGAGTTTGTGCAACACGTCAGTGTTGAGCAACAGCTTGCAGTCTCTGGAATACCTGATCAACGACATCCACCCGCCATGCATAAAGGAGCAGATGCTGGGCAAAGGCTACGAGACTGTGTCGGTGCCACGTCTGCTGGACCACCAGCACGCACACATCCGCCTCCCCGTTTACAGATAG